The following proteins are co-located in the Methanobrevibacter sp. TMH8 genome:
- a CDS encoding HisA/HisF family protein, translated as MLEIIPVLDLMNFSAVSGKSGNRSTYTPLNSIFASNSDPVSIAKNLKINGAKQIYIADLDLIEKKGHNLDIIKMINTILPVMLDSGIRNFDSFKFYLDYAYKLIVATETLDSIEELHKIFYKFPKERIVISVDIKNNKLFSKNFDISLNDFKKELKIINPNEIILLDISKVGTKSGFNKDLIENFLEFKDKIILGGGINKEELANIDQAGIKKVLVGSALHNGDINIIL; from the coding sequence ATGTTAGAGATAATACCTGTACTTGATTTAATGAATTTTTCAGCTGTATCTGGAAAATCTGGAAATAGGAGTACTTACACTCCTCTTAATTCTATTTTTGCTTCTAATAGTGATCCTGTTTCAATAGCTAAAAATTTAAAGATAAATGGTGCTAAACAGATATATATAGCAGATTTAGATCTTATTGAAAAAAAAGGCCATAATTTAGATATTATTAAAATGATAAACACGATTTTACCAGTAATGTTAGATAGTGGAATAAGAAATTTTGATTCTTTTAAATTTTACCTAGATTATGCTTACAAATTAATTGTTGCAACTGAAACTCTTGATTCAATTGAAGAACTTCATAAAATTTTTTATAAATTTCCTAAAGAGAGAATTGTTATTAGTGTAGATATTAAAAATAATAAGCTTTTTTCAAAAAATTTTGATATCTCTTTAAATGATTTTAAAAAAGAGTTAAAGATTATAAATCCAAATGAAATTATTCTTTTAGATATTTCAAAAGTAGGAACTAAATCAGGTTTTAATAAGGATTTAATTGAAAATTTTTTAGAATTTAAGGATAAAATAATACTTGGTGGAGGTATTAATAAAGAAGAACTAGCTAATATTGATCAAGCTGGAATAAAAAAAGTTTTAGTAGGTTCAGCTCTCCATAATGGAGATATTAATATTATTCTTTGA